From a single Marinobacter sp. THAF197a genomic region:
- a CDS encoding GAF domain-containing protein yields the protein MRTPDHPKNETLRLSALEAAQLLDTPPEERFDRITRLAARTFDVPICLVSLIDKDRQWFKSCYGLGVRETARDISFCGHAILGADTFVVENALQDERFADNPLVTGEPDIRFYAGAPLEDRNGFRLGTLCLIDKKPRTFSSDDQKTLRDFADLVEREFQYQELGTYYSGRTQALNILNDISLDSSGSVSERIERALAIATQYLKLETAIVSNITGGVYTILWHHERHPTSLENGTTFPLEQTYCSLLAAQGSVLAINHMARSRFSEHPCYRQFRLESYLAAPVWIDDELFGTLNFSSPIPRRPVFTETEKTFVNLLGRWIADIIQQQKHTEVLDKLVANAPGMLYQYRLWPDGHSTFPYTSGGIQAIYRVTAEQAARDASPVFERIHPDDLPIVADSIQSSAENLTPWIQKYRIRWKDDSWHWVEGKARPERLPDDSVLWHGYIVDIDERHKIEEMKSQFISTVSHELRTPLTSIAGSLGLLNSSSLGPLPEKAEQMVSIALRNAEQLKHLINDLLDIEKLVSGRMAMHPARQPVTPVIEESIERMAPYLESRQIQVVYQQDHPDITAWFDPQRLSQALNNLLSNAAKFSAEGASIAVSTRLLPDHLRILVTDQGTGIPDSFRSRIFQKFAQADSSSTRGRQGTGLGLAITREIMIQMGGSVDFESTEGEGATFWLEIPLEPPEP from the coding sequence ATGAGAACGCCTGACCACCCCAAAAACGAAACTTTGCGGCTGTCTGCCCTCGAGGCAGCTCAGCTTCTGGACACACCGCCGGAAGAGCGATTTGATCGAATTACCAGGCTCGCCGCCAGAACCTTTGACGTGCCCATTTGCCTGGTATCGCTGATAGACAAGGATCGCCAATGGTTCAAATCCTGCTACGGCCTGGGTGTACGGGAAACCGCCCGCGACATTTCCTTCTGTGGCCATGCCATTCTTGGCGCTGATACCTTTGTGGTTGAAAATGCGTTGCAAGACGAACGATTTGCAGACAATCCCCTGGTCACCGGCGAACCCGACATCCGCTTCTATGCGGGTGCACCACTGGAGGACCGGAATGGCTTTCGCTTGGGTACCTTGTGCCTGATCGACAAGAAGCCGAGAACCTTTTCCAGCGACGATCAAAAAACGCTCCGCGATTTTGCAGACCTGGTCGAGCGGGAGTTTCAATATCAGGAGCTCGGGACCTACTATTCGGGGAGAACGCAGGCGCTGAATATCCTGAATGACATTTCTCTGGATTCCAGCGGCAGCGTGTCTGAGAGAATCGAGCGCGCTTTGGCCATTGCGACTCAGTATCTCAAGTTGGAAACCGCCATTGTCAGCAATATCACCGGCGGCGTTTACACGATCCTTTGGCACCACGAGCGGCATCCGACGTCTCTGGAGAACGGCACCACATTCCCGCTTGAGCAGACCTACTGCTCACTCCTGGCGGCCCAGGGTAGCGTCCTTGCCATCAACCACATGGCGCGGTCACGCTTCAGCGAACACCCGTGTTATCGGCAATTCCGACTGGAGAGTTATCTGGCAGCGCCGGTGTGGATCGATGATGAGCTGTTCGGTACGCTGAACTTCTCCTCGCCCATCCCCCGTCGCCCAGTATTTACGGAAACGGAAAAGACATTCGTCAACCTTCTTGGCCGCTGGATCGCCGACATCATTCAGCAGCAAAAACACACGGAAGTACTCGACAAACTGGTCGCCAACGCGCCGGGCATGCTCTATCAATACCGCCTGTGGCCCGACGGCCATAGCACCTTTCCCTACACCAGTGGCGGGATTCAAGCCATTTACCGGGTCACCGCAGAGCAGGCGGCCAGGGATGCTTCGCCGGTTTTTGAGCGTATTCACCCGGATGACCTGCCCATTGTCGCCGATTCGATACAGTCATCGGCGGAGAATTTGACCCCATGGATACAGAAATACCGTATTCGCTGGAAGGACGATAGCTGGCACTGGGTTGAGGGAAAAGCTCGGCCCGAACGACTGCCTGATGACAGCGTGCTATGGCACGGATACATCGTCGACATCGATGAGCGCCACAAGATCGAGGAGATGAAAAGCCAGTTTATTTCCACCGTCAGCCATGAGCTTCGCACCCCCCTGACATCAATCGCAGGCTCACTGGGTCTTTTAAACAGCAGTTCCCTGGGCCCCTTACCTGAAAAGGCCGAACAGATGGTATCCATTGCTCTCAGAAATGCCGAGCAACTCAAACATCTGATCAATGACTTGCTCGACATTGAAAAACTGGTATCCGGCCGCATGGCCATGCACCCCGCCAGACAACCCGTCACCCCGGTTATTGAGGAATCGATCGAACGCATGGCGCCTTACCTGGAAAGCCGGCAGATACAGGTTGTCTACCAGCAGGATCACCCGGATATAACGGCCTGGTTCGATCCACAACGACTCAGCCAGGCGCTGAATAATCTGCTCTCTAACGCCGCAAAGTTTTCAGCGGAGGGTGCCAGCATAGCGGTTTCTACCAGACTGCTCCCTGATCACCTCAGAATCCTTGTTACAGACCAGGGCACCGGCATCCCCGACAGCTTTCGCTCTCGCATTTTCCAGAAATTCGCCCAGGCCGACAGCTCCAGTACGAGGGGTAGGCAAGGCACAGGCCTGGGGCTGGCCATCACTCGAGAGATCATGATTCAGATGGGTGGCAGTGTGGATTTCGAGTCCACAGAGGGCGAAGGGGCAACTTTCTGGCTGGAAATACCGTTGGAGCCTCCCGAACCCTGA